In one Rhodococcus sp. B50 genomic region, the following are encoded:
- the eccB gene encoding type VII secretion protein EccB produces MAAQPTTRWQVSGYRFLARRMDHALVRGDVRMIHDPMRSQFRALVVGVVVACVVLGGCAALALFRPQDRIGDAAVVVGRDSGALYVAIDTTFHPVLNLASARLILGSPAEPAVVADQELTKRPRGPLVGIPGAPSSLGYDAEDAPWTVCDVADHDGLQSSTTAVLAGTPDHRAGSVLAHDEALLVTEDGRYHLLYDGRRAEIDPNDRSLVRLLGIDISRARPASPGLLAAVPEVPKLTAPPIAGAGDPPLVPIPGARVGSVVAVSEPDGQSFHVVLEKGVQEVSPATAHLIHFSDSQGAPEIPVVPPDILAAAPTVHELPVDTFPEVVPRIVDPGDRPVACSTWHPDAGEDDRHRSALRLSAGTALPTGKDAVPVTPAQADGAGPQVDAIHIPPGRGRYVQATSLTSGTDRLGSLFFVADTGVRYGITDADAAVALGFTDPPVRVPWPVLQLLAPGPTLGREQALLAHDGVAADPGAVPVRAGN; encoded by the coding sequence ATGGCAGCGCAACCGACCACACGGTGGCAGGTCAGTGGATACCGGTTCCTGGCACGACGCATGGATCATGCGTTGGTGCGGGGCGACGTACGAATGATCCACGATCCCATGCGTTCCCAGTTCCGGGCGCTGGTCGTCGGGGTGGTCGTCGCGTGTGTCGTGCTGGGAGGTTGCGCCGCCCTCGCCCTGTTCCGCCCCCAGGACCGGATCGGTGATGCCGCCGTCGTGGTCGGACGCGACTCCGGTGCGCTCTACGTCGCGATCGACACGACGTTCCACCCCGTCCTGAACCTGGCGTCGGCGCGGTTGATCCTCGGATCTCCGGCCGAACCGGCGGTCGTGGCCGACCAGGAACTGACGAAACGCCCGCGCGGCCCGCTCGTGGGTATCCCGGGTGCACCGTCCTCCCTGGGCTACGACGCGGAGGACGCGCCGTGGACCGTCTGCGACGTCGCCGACCACGATGGCCTGCAGTCCTCGACCACCGCCGTGCTCGCGGGCACCCCCGATCATCGGGCAGGATCGGTGCTCGCCCACGACGAAGCACTCCTCGTGACGGAGGACGGTAGGTATCACCTGCTCTACGACGGACGACGCGCCGAGATCGATCCGAACGACAGGTCGCTCGTGCGTCTGCTGGGCATCGACATCTCCCGCGCACGACCCGCGAGCCCCGGACTGCTCGCCGCCGTACCGGAGGTACCGAAGCTGACGGCACCTCCCATCGCCGGAGCGGGAGATCCTCCGCTCGTGCCGATCCCGGGTGCGCGTGTCGGGTCGGTCGTCGCGGTGTCCGAACCCGACGGCCAGAGTTTCCATGTGGTGCTCGAGAAGGGTGTGCAGGAGGTCTCGCCGGCCACCGCACACCTTATCCACTTCTCCGATTCGCAAGGGGCACCGGAGATTCCGGTTGTACCGCCCGACATCCTCGCGGCCGCGCCGACGGTGCACGAACTCCCGGTCGACACGTTTCCCGAGGTCGTCCCGCGGATCGTCGATCCGGGGGACAGACCGGTGGCCTGCTCGACCTGGCACCCCGACGCGGGTGAGGACGACCGGCATCGGTCGGCCCTGCGGCTCTCCGCGGGGACCGCGCTGCCCACGGGGAAGGACGCCGTTCCCGTGACCCCGGCACAGGCCGACGGCGCGGGACCACAGGTCGACGCGATTCACATCCCGCCGGGCCGTGGCCGATACGTGCAGGCCACCTCGTTGACATCCGGCACCGACCGCCTCGGGTCGTTGTTCTTCGTCGCCGACACCGGTGTGCGATACGGCATCACCGATGCGGACGCCGCTGTGGCACTCGGCTTCACGGATCCACCCGTCCGGGTCCCGTGGCCCGTCCTGCAGTTGCTCGCCCCGGGACCCACGCTCGGCCGGGAGCAGGCGCTGCTCGCACACGACGGTGTCGCCGCCGACCCGGGAGCGGTCCCGGTACGGGCGGGCAACTGA
- the mycP gene encoding type VII secretion-associated serine protease mycosin, translating into MHPPRRFAVLLLAVLLASATSGVAAAAPPVPDPAHLPSGAAPAPPEATELRVLCAELPDAPDGPQIPRAQRILDFASVWPITRGAGQVVAVIDTGVHPHPRLPAPMPGGDYVSTGDGTEDCDAHGTLVAGLIAARTAPGSGFAGGAPEVEVIAIRQSSGHFADRSRSDDDAARNATGYGDVRTLAAAVRRAVDLGATVVNISEVACRTVAEGLADGPLGAAVQYATDVHDAVVVAAAGNTDTCREGNPASVDPVDPAADTWDSVVTLASPAWYDEYVLAVGAVEDDGTPAEYSLPGPWVDVAAPGSGLVSLNPGTDGLADLIPGPQGGRPVSGTSFAAPLVAATVALVRSRHPQLSAREVMARVESTAHSPAEGWNPQVGHGVVDPLAAVTAPFPTDRAEPVPAVPVDEPSPAPVPDHRPRSIALASAAAVAVATVLVLVLTAPARRLTRSRT; encoded by the coding sequence GTGCATCCGCCACGTCGGTTCGCGGTCCTCCTCCTGGCCGTCCTGCTGGCATCCGCCACGTCGGGTGTCGCGGCCGCCGCGCCGCCGGTACCGGACCCCGCGCACTTGCCTTCCGGAGCGGCACCCGCCCCTCCCGAGGCCACCGAACTACGGGTGCTGTGCGCGGAACTCCCCGACGCCCCCGACGGGCCGCAGATCCCCCGGGCACAACGGATCCTCGACTTCGCGTCGGTCTGGCCGATCACACGCGGGGCCGGACAGGTCGTCGCCGTCATCGACACCGGAGTCCATCCGCACCCGCGCCTGCCGGCTCCGATGCCGGGCGGCGACTACGTGTCCACGGGCGACGGCACCGAGGACTGCGATGCGCACGGCACCCTCGTCGCCGGACTGATCGCGGCGCGCACGGCACCCGGCTCGGGCTTCGCCGGCGGCGCCCCCGAGGTGGAGGTGATCGCCATCCGTCAGTCCAGCGGCCATTTCGCCGATCGCTCCCGGTCGGACGACGATGCCGCGCGCAACGCCACCGGGTACGGCGACGTGCGGACCCTCGCCGCGGCCGTCCGTCGCGCTGTGGATCTCGGCGCCACCGTCGTCAACATCTCGGAGGTCGCGTGCCGGACCGTCGCCGAGGGCCTCGCCGACGGTCCACTGGGAGCAGCGGTGCAGTACGCGACGGATGTGCACGACGCGGTCGTCGTCGCGGCGGCCGGCAACACCGACACCTGCCGCGAGGGCAATCCGGCCTCGGTGGATCCGGTCGATCCCGCTGCCGATACGTGGGATTCGGTCGTCACCCTGGCGTCTCCCGCCTGGTACGACGAGTACGTCCTCGCCGTCGGCGCGGTCGAGGACGACGGCACACCCGCCGAGTACAGCCTTCCCGGTCCGTGGGTCGATGTCGCCGCACCGGGGAGCGGGCTCGTGTCGCTCAATCCCGGTACCGACGGCCTGGCCGATCTGATTCCCGGCCCGCAGGGCGGCCGGCCGGTGTCCGGAACGAGTTTCGCGGCACCACTCGTCGCGGCGACGGTCGCGCTCGTGCGGTCTCGGCATCCGCAATTGTCCGCTCGGGAGGTGATGGCGCGCGTCGAGAGCACCGCCCACTCCCCCGCGGAAGGGTGGAATCCGCAGGTGGGGCATGGTGTCGTGGATCCGCTCGCGGCCGTCACCGCGCCGTTTCCGACCGATCGCGCGGAGCCGGTGCCGGCGGTGCCCGTCGACGAACCGAGCCCCGCCCCGGTGCCGGATCACCGGCCGCGCAGTATCGCGCTGGCCTCGGCTGCGGCTGTGGCGGTCGCGACCGTCCTCGTTCTCGTCCTCACCGCACCGGCACGACGCCTCACCCGGTCACGGACCTGA